One part of the Epinephelus fuscoguttatus linkage group LG12, E.fuscoguttatus.final_Chr_v1 genome encodes these proteins:
- the phldb2a gene encoding pleckstrin homology-like domain family B member 2 isoform X3, protein MNSMLPQRSAVATLGYGSDCVKIDHSSSGSVGGTILRGSRSKAELQDLMETLQRRKSALEASLRAAECSRKYLSVPPPVGSQSTRPLSILSNTDRPPSASRTFSYMTSSSVPPSPRQGERQLSSNGLLRHSHSRHQSQDSLLLSNAAEGSSLLSSYGPRSPRVKSGAASVPSSPRMGRRLYSQGKAGGDSRQRKYSTGSLNSLGLHSRSLPRLHNVADPPALSLPLRHAVGSHRGVGSAGQRRSLSSLEQPPDVTVPASMPSTPRRASLASLSSLGIDMDDLGFGERRLSFGKGGLSPGQRVGSITSLNGKEELRDYHQHQRDERLREQKVQRLECQRLETILNLCTEFGQMEREPAGSAVSDLQKINKELEKLQVSDDESVFSDSPSSTAPENCFGAKARDFQLTEEQQVSQRQQSGYREARSHSPAISLNSSAPSPSTHHRTKALESVQLKQEVTHIEEERIQVLNNIEELEQKIKDLDNQMEESVREMEVECALLEGEQESEVAQLQREKELLEKLKEKIHSVEKTSHTEKSQQEVEEQTKSLEDLEFQKLEREINQDEEKESQSQELLREIAECQRLTVTRKERIMTLKKQSSQITLQAQQERENFQREKNNLLVMLQKEREKLVSLEGKYAELSEGQTFTNNPVAIKEHLHSLKERRRSGKENSSHPSDSLPHKRSQQLLTPYGRSLGRTLPPKVINFMSEAHLPLSQSSSCGSVIPQGFSFSPRDLTTRRLPKSNSHAHMNEDRQRRSDFCSRMVSEPSVFLDSFYPDNSQASDTVSVDSSDSLETSFSACSPDNISSASTSNMAKIEEMERLLREAQAEKHRLLEHREREMEMRRHALEEERRRREELEKRLQEETSRRQKLVEREVKLREKQRSQSRLLTRYFPVRKDDFDLHGHIEAAGHNPDACFHLAITDKTCRGFLVKMGGKIKTWKKRWFVFDQNRRTLTYYADKHETKMKGVIYFQAIEEVYYDHLKNAHKSPNPSLTFSLKTHDRVYYMVAPSPEAMRIWMDVMVTGAEGHMHFMV, encoded by the exons ACTGTGTGAAGATagaccacagcagcagtggctcagTGGGTGGGACGATACTGAGGGGCTCTCGCTCAAAGGCAGAGCTACAGGATCTGATGGAGACGCTACAGCGCAGGAAGAGCGCTCTGGAGGCCAGCTTGAGGGCAGCTGAGTGCAGCCGCAAGTACCTCAGCGTGCCCCCACCTGTTGGATCCCAGTCCACGAGGCCGCTGTCAATCCTCAGCAATACTGATCGGCCTCCATCTGCCTCCAGAACTTTTTCCTACATGACCAGCAGCAGCGTGCCTCCATCACCTCGCCAAGGTGAACGCCAGCTGAGCTCTAACGGCTTGCTCCGTCATTCCCACTCTCGCCACCAGTCACAAGACAGCCTGCTCCTCTCTAACGCAGCAGAGGGaagctctctgctctcctcttaCGGACCTCGTTCTCCCAGGGTGAAAAGTGGAGCAGCCAGTGTGCCGTCCAGCCCTCGTATGGGCCGCCGGCTCTACTCTCAGGGCAAAGCTGGAGGAGACTCTCGGCAAAGGAAGTACTCCACCGGCTCCCTCAACAGCCTGGGGTTGCATAGCCGTTCTTTGCCACGGCTTCACAACGTGGCAGACCCCCCTGCTCTGTCTTTACCGTTACGACATGCAGTGGGTTCCCACAGAGGAGTGGGCTCAGCAGGGCAGCGGCGCAGTCTCTCCTCCCTGGAGCAGCCGCCAGATGTGACAGTACCAGCCAGCATGCCTAGCACTCCCAGGAGGGCCAGCCTGGCCTCTCTGAGCTCTCTTGGTATAGATATGGACGATCTGGGCTTTGGGGAGAGGAGGTTGTCCTTTGGGAAGGGTGGATTGAGTCCAGGGCAAAGGGTGGGCAGCATCACCTCTTTGAATGGCAAAGAGGAGCTGAGAGACTATCACCAGCACCAGAGAGATGAACGACTCAGGGAGCAGAAAGTGCAGAGATTG GAGTGCCAGCGTCTAGAGACCATCTTAAACCTGTGCACTGAGTTTGGCCAGATGGAGAGAGAGCCGGCGGGCTCAGCTGTGTCTGACCTGCAGAAGATCAACAAGGAGCTGGAGAAGCtgcaggtgtctgatgatgagTCGGTGTTCTCGGACTCTCCCAGCAGCACTGCTCCAGAGAACTGCTTCGGTGCCAAAGCCAGAGACTTCCAGCTTACAGAGGAGCAGCAGGTCAGCCAGCGTCAGCAGAGCGGCTACAGAGAGGCCAGGTCCCACTCACCTGCTATCAGCCTGAACAGCAGTGCCCCCTCACCATCCACCCACCACAGAACCAAA GCCTTGGAGAGCGTGCAgctgaaacaggaagtaacGCATATAGAGGAAGAGAGGATTCAAGTTTTGAACAACATAGAGGAGCTGGAGCAGAAGATCAAAGACTTGGACAACCAGATGGAGGAGTCTGTCCGAGAG ATGGAGGTGGAGTGCGCTCTGCTGGAGGGGGAGCAGGAGTCGGAAGTGGCCCAGCTGCAAAGGGAAAAGGAGCTTTTGGAGAAACTCAAGGAAAAGATTCACAGTGTTGAGAAGACGAGCCACACTGAGAAGTCACag CAGGAAGTTGAAGAGCAGACAAAAAGTTTGGAGGATTTGGAGTTTCAGAAGCTGGAGAGAGAAATTAATCAGGACGAGGAAAAAGAAAGTCAGAGCCAAGAGCTGCTGCGAGAGATCGCCGAGTGTCAGCGCCTTACAGTCACACGCAAG GAAAGAATCATGACGCTGAAGAAACAGTCCTCACAGATTACCTTACAGGCTCAGCAAGAGAGGGAGAATttccagagagagaaaaacaatttGCTCGTCATGCTTCAGAAG gagagagagaaactggTGTCTTTGGAAGGAAAGTATGCAGAGTTATCCGAAGGGCAGACCTTCACTAACAACCCTGTAGCCATTAAAGAG CACTTGCACTCTCTGAAGGAAAGGAGAAGAAGTGGCAAAGAAAACTCTTCCCACCCGAGTGACAGCCTACCTCATAAGAGGAGCCAGCAGCTCCTCACCCCTTACGGCAGATCCCTGGGACGCACTCTTCCTCCCAAGGTCATTAACTTTATGTCGGAG gcCCACTTGCCTCTGTCCCAAAGCTCCAGCTGTGGCAGCGTTATCCCACAAGGCTTCAGCTTCTCCCCCAGGGACCTGACTACCCGCCGCCTGCCTAAAA GCAACAGCCATGCACACATGAATGAAGACAGGCAGAGAAGAAGTGATTTTTGCAGCAGGATGGTCTCTGAGCCCAGTGTGTTCTTGGACTCCTTCTACCCGGACAACAGCCAGGCCTCTGATACTGTCAGCGTGGACAGCTCTGACAGCCTGGAGACCAGCTTCTCTGCCTGCTCCCCAGACAATATCTCCAG TGCCAGTACGTCTAATATGGCGAAGATTGAGGAGATGGAGCGATTACTCCGAGAGGCCCAGGCTGAGAAGCATAGGCTCCTCGAGCATCGG GAGCGTGAGATGGAGATGCGCAGGCATGCTCTAGAAGAGGAGCGAAGAAGAAGGGAGGAACTGGAGAAACGACTGCAGGAGGAGACGAGCAGGAGACAGAAACTTGTAGAGCGAGAGGTGAAGCTCAGGGAGAAACAGAGATCACAG TCCCGGCTGTTGACTCGCTACTTCCCTGTAAGAAAAGACGACTTTGATCTTCACGGCCATATCGAGGCAGCTGGACACAACCCAGATGCCTGCTTCCATCTGGCCATCACTGATAAAACCTGCCGAGGCTTTCTGGTCAAAATGGGTGGCAAGATCAAGACATGGAAGAAACGCTGGTTTGTCTTTGACCAGAATCGCAGGACGCTCACCTACTATGCAG ACAAACATGAGACCAAGATGAAAGGAGTCATTTACTTCCAAGCCATAGAGGAGGTGTATTATGACCATTTAAAGAACGCACACAAA AGCCCCAACCCCTCACTGACGTTCAGTCTGAAGACCCACGATCGGGTGTACTATATGGTCGCTCCGTCGCCTGAAGCCATGCGTATTTGGATGGATGTTATGGTCACGGGTGCTGAAGGACACATGCATTTTATGGTGTAA
- the phldb2a gene encoding pleckstrin homology-like domain family B member 2 isoform X9 — MNSMLPQRSAVATLGYGSDCVKIDHSSSGSVGGTILRGSRSKAELQDLMETLQRRKSALEASLRAAECSRKYLSVPPPVGSQSTRPLSILSNTDRPPSASRTFSYMTSSSVPPSPRQGERQLSSNGLLRHSHSRHQSQDSLLLSNAAEGSSLLSSYGPRSPRVKSGAASVPSSPRMGRRLYSQGKAGGDSRQRKYSTGSLNSLGLHSRSLPRLHNVADPPALSLPLRHAVGSHRGVGSAGQRRSLSSLEQPPDVTVPASMPSTPRRASLASLSSLGIDMDDLGFGERRLSFGKGGLSPGQRVGSITSLNGKEELRDYHQHQRDERLREQKVQRLECQRLETILNLCTEFGQMEREPAGSAVSDLQKINKELEKLQVSDDESVFSDSPSSTAPENCFGAKARDFQLTEEQQVSQRQQSGYREARSHSPAISLNSSAPSPSTHHRTKALESVQLKQEVTHIEEERIQVLNNIEELEQKIKDLDNQMEESVREMEVECALLEGEQESEVAQLQREKELLEKLKEKIHSVEKTSHTEKSQEVEEQTKSLEDLEFQKLEREINQDEEKESQSQELLREIAECQRLTVTRKERIMTLKKQSSQITLQAQQERENFQREKNNLLVMLQKEREKLVSLEGKYAELSEGQTFTNNPVAIKEHLHSLKERRRSGKENSSHPSDSLPHKRSQQLLTPYGRSLGRTLPPKAHLPLSQSSSCGSVIPQGFSFSPRDLTTRRLPKSNSHAHMNEDRQRRSDFCSRMVSEPSVFLDSFYPDNSQASDTVSVDSSDSLETSFSACSPDNISSASTSNMAKIEEMERLLREAQAEKHRLLEHREREMEMRRHALEEERRRREELEKRLQEETSRRQKLVEREVKLREKQRSQSRLLTRYFPVRKDDFDLHGHIEAAGHNPDACFHLAITDKTCRGFLVKMGGKIKTWKKRWFVFDQNRRTLTYYADKHETKMKGVIYFQAIEEVYYDHLKNAHKSPNPSLTFSLKTHDRVYYMVAPSPEAMRIWMDVMVTGAEGHMHFMV; from the exons ACTGTGTGAAGATagaccacagcagcagtggctcagTGGGTGGGACGATACTGAGGGGCTCTCGCTCAAAGGCAGAGCTACAGGATCTGATGGAGACGCTACAGCGCAGGAAGAGCGCTCTGGAGGCCAGCTTGAGGGCAGCTGAGTGCAGCCGCAAGTACCTCAGCGTGCCCCCACCTGTTGGATCCCAGTCCACGAGGCCGCTGTCAATCCTCAGCAATACTGATCGGCCTCCATCTGCCTCCAGAACTTTTTCCTACATGACCAGCAGCAGCGTGCCTCCATCACCTCGCCAAGGTGAACGCCAGCTGAGCTCTAACGGCTTGCTCCGTCATTCCCACTCTCGCCACCAGTCACAAGACAGCCTGCTCCTCTCTAACGCAGCAGAGGGaagctctctgctctcctcttaCGGACCTCGTTCTCCCAGGGTGAAAAGTGGAGCAGCCAGTGTGCCGTCCAGCCCTCGTATGGGCCGCCGGCTCTACTCTCAGGGCAAAGCTGGAGGAGACTCTCGGCAAAGGAAGTACTCCACCGGCTCCCTCAACAGCCTGGGGTTGCATAGCCGTTCTTTGCCACGGCTTCACAACGTGGCAGACCCCCCTGCTCTGTCTTTACCGTTACGACATGCAGTGGGTTCCCACAGAGGAGTGGGCTCAGCAGGGCAGCGGCGCAGTCTCTCCTCCCTGGAGCAGCCGCCAGATGTGACAGTACCAGCCAGCATGCCTAGCACTCCCAGGAGGGCCAGCCTGGCCTCTCTGAGCTCTCTTGGTATAGATATGGACGATCTGGGCTTTGGGGAGAGGAGGTTGTCCTTTGGGAAGGGTGGATTGAGTCCAGGGCAAAGGGTGGGCAGCATCACCTCTTTGAATGGCAAAGAGGAGCTGAGAGACTATCACCAGCACCAGAGAGATGAACGACTCAGGGAGCAGAAAGTGCAGAGATTG GAGTGCCAGCGTCTAGAGACCATCTTAAACCTGTGCACTGAGTTTGGCCAGATGGAGAGAGAGCCGGCGGGCTCAGCTGTGTCTGACCTGCAGAAGATCAACAAGGAGCTGGAGAAGCtgcaggtgtctgatgatgagTCGGTGTTCTCGGACTCTCCCAGCAGCACTGCTCCAGAGAACTGCTTCGGTGCCAAAGCCAGAGACTTCCAGCTTACAGAGGAGCAGCAGGTCAGCCAGCGTCAGCAGAGCGGCTACAGAGAGGCCAGGTCCCACTCACCTGCTATCAGCCTGAACAGCAGTGCCCCCTCACCATCCACCCACCACAGAACCAAA GCCTTGGAGAGCGTGCAgctgaaacaggaagtaacGCATATAGAGGAAGAGAGGATTCAAGTTTTGAACAACATAGAGGAGCTGGAGCAGAAGATCAAAGACTTGGACAACCAGATGGAGGAGTCTGTCCGAGAG ATGGAGGTGGAGTGCGCTCTGCTGGAGGGGGAGCAGGAGTCGGAAGTGGCCCAGCTGCAAAGGGAAAAGGAGCTTTTGGAGAAACTCAAGGAAAAGATTCACAGTGTTGAGAAGACGAGCCACACTGAGAAGTCACag GAAGTTGAAGAGCAGACAAAAAGTTTGGAGGATTTGGAGTTTCAGAAGCTGGAGAGAGAAATTAATCAGGACGAGGAAAAAGAAAGTCAGAGCCAAGAGCTGCTGCGAGAGATCGCCGAGTGTCAGCGCCTTACAGTCACACGCAAG GAAAGAATCATGACGCTGAAGAAACAGTCCTCACAGATTACCTTACAGGCTCAGCAAGAGAGGGAGAATttccagagagagaaaaacaatttGCTCGTCATGCTTCAGAAG gagagagagaaactggTGTCTTTGGAAGGAAAGTATGCAGAGTTATCCGAAGGGCAGACCTTCACTAACAACCCTGTAGCCATTAAAGAG CACTTGCACTCTCTGAAGGAAAGGAGAAGAAGTGGCAAAGAAAACTCTTCCCACCCGAGTGACAGCCTACCTCATAAGAGGAGCCAGCAGCTCCTCACCCCTTACGGCAGATCCCTGGGACGCACTCTTCCTCCCAAG gcCCACTTGCCTCTGTCCCAAAGCTCCAGCTGTGGCAGCGTTATCCCACAAGGCTTCAGCTTCTCCCCCAGGGACCTGACTACCCGCCGCCTGCCTAAAA GCAACAGCCATGCACACATGAATGAAGACAGGCAGAGAAGAAGTGATTTTTGCAGCAGGATGGTCTCTGAGCCCAGTGTGTTCTTGGACTCCTTCTACCCGGACAACAGCCAGGCCTCTGATACTGTCAGCGTGGACAGCTCTGACAGCCTGGAGACCAGCTTCTCTGCCTGCTCCCCAGACAATATCTCCAG TGCCAGTACGTCTAATATGGCGAAGATTGAGGAGATGGAGCGATTACTCCGAGAGGCCCAGGCTGAGAAGCATAGGCTCCTCGAGCATCGG GAGCGTGAGATGGAGATGCGCAGGCATGCTCTAGAAGAGGAGCGAAGAAGAAGGGAGGAACTGGAGAAACGACTGCAGGAGGAGACGAGCAGGAGACAGAAACTTGTAGAGCGAGAGGTGAAGCTCAGGGAGAAACAGAGATCACAG TCCCGGCTGTTGACTCGCTACTTCCCTGTAAGAAAAGACGACTTTGATCTTCACGGCCATATCGAGGCAGCTGGACACAACCCAGATGCCTGCTTCCATCTGGCCATCACTGATAAAACCTGCCGAGGCTTTCTGGTCAAAATGGGTGGCAAGATCAAGACATGGAAGAAACGCTGGTTTGTCTTTGACCAGAATCGCAGGACGCTCACCTACTATGCAG ACAAACATGAGACCAAGATGAAAGGAGTCATTTACTTCCAAGCCATAGAGGAGGTGTATTATGACCATTTAAAGAACGCACACAAA AGCCCCAACCCCTCACTGACGTTCAGTCTGAAGACCCACGATCGGGTGTACTATATGGTCGCTCCGTCGCCTGAAGCCATGCGTATTTGGATGGATGTTATGGTCACGGGTGCTGAAGGACACATGCATTTTATGGTGTAA
- the phldb2a gene encoding pleckstrin homology-like domain family B member 2 isoform X2 has protein sequence MNSMLPQRSAVATLGYGSDCVKIDHSSSGSVGGTILRGSRSKAELQDLMETLQRRKSALEASLRAAECSRKYLSVPPPVGSQSTRPLSILSNTDRPPSASRTFSYMTSSSVPPSPRQGERQLSSNGLLRHSHSRHQSQDSLLLSNAAEGSSLLSSYGPRSPRVKSGAASVPSSPRMGRRLYSQGKAGGDSRQRKYSTGSLNSLGLHSRSLPRLHNVADPPALSLPLRHAVGSHRGVGSAGQRRSLSSLEQPPDVTVPASMPSTPRRASLASLSSLGIDMDDLGFGERRLSFGKGGLSPGQRVGSITSLNGKEELRDYHQHQRDERLREQKVQRLECQRLETILNLCTEFGQMEREPAGSAVSDLQKINKELEKLQVSDDESVFSDSPSSTAPENCFGAKARDFQLTEEQQVSQRQQSGYREARSHSPAISLNSSAPSPSTHHRTKALESVQLKQEVTHIEEERIQVLNNIEELEQKIKDLDNQMEESVREMEVECALLEGEQESEVAQLQREKELLEKLKEKIHSVEKTSHTEKSQEVEEQTKSLEDLEFQKLEREINQDEEKESQSQELLREIAECQRLTVTRKERIMTLKKQSSQITLQAQQERENFQREKNNLLVMLQKEREKLVSLEGKYAELSEGQTFTNNPVAIKEHLHSLKERRRSGKENSSHPSDSLPHKRSQQLLTPYGRSLGRTLPPKVINFMSEAHLPLSQSSSCGSVIPQGFSFSPRDLTTRRLPKTGNSHAHMNEDRQRRSDFCSRMVSEPSVFLDSFYPDNSQASDTVSVDSSDSLETSFSACSPDNISSASTSNMAKIEEMERLLREAQAEKHRLLEHREREMEMRRHALEEERRRREELEKRLQEETSRRQKLVEREVKLREKQRSQSRLLTRYFPVRKDDFDLHGHIEAAGHNPDACFHLAITDKTCRGFLVKMGGKIKTWKKRWFVFDQNRRTLTYYADKHETKMKGVIYFQAIEEVYYDHLKNAHKSPNPSLTFSLKTHDRVYYMVAPSPEAMRIWMDVMVTGAEGHMHFMV, from the exons ACTGTGTGAAGATagaccacagcagcagtggctcagTGGGTGGGACGATACTGAGGGGCTCTCGCTCAAAGGCAGAGCTACAGGATCTGATGGAGACGCTACAGCGCAGGAAGAGCGCTCTGGAGGCCAGCTTGAGGGCAGCTGAGTGCAGCCGCAAGTACCTCAGCGTGCCCCCACCTGTTGGATCCCAGTCCACGAGGCCGCTGTCAATCCTCAGCAATACTGATCGGCCTCCATCTGCCTCCAGAACTTTTTCCTACATGACCAGCAGCAGCGTGCCTCCATCACCTCGCCAAGGTGAACGCCAGCTGAGCTCTAACGGCTTGCTCCGTCATTCCCACTCTCGCCACCAGTCACAAGACAGCCTGCTCCTCTCTAACGCAGCAGAGGGaagctctctgctctcctcttaCGGACCTCGTTCTCCCAGGGTGAAAAGTGGAGCAGCCAGTGTGCCGTCCAGCCCTCGTATGGGCCGCCGGCTCTACTCTCAGGGCAAAGCTGGAGGAGACTCTCGGCAAAGGAAGTACTCCACCGGCTCCCTCAACAGCCTGGGGTTGCATAGCCGTTCTTTGCCACGGCTTCACAACGTGGCAGACCCCCCTGCTCTGTCTTTACCGTTACGACATGCAGTGGGTTCCCACAGAGGAGTGGGCTCAGCAGGGCAGCGGCGCAGTCTCTCCTCCCTGGAGCAGCCGCCAGATGTGACAGTACCAGCCAGCATGCCTAGCACTCCCAGGAGGGCCAGCCTGGCCTCTCTGAGCTCTCTTGGTATAGATATGGACGATCTGGGCTTTGGGGAGAGGAGGTTGTCCTTTGGGAAGGGTGGATTGAGTCCAGGGCAAAGGGTGGGCAGCATCACCTCTTTGAATGGCAAAGAGGAGCTGAGAGACTATCACCAGCACCAGAGAGATGAACGACTCAGGGAGCAGAAAGTGCAGAGATTG GAGTGCCAGCGTCTAGAGACCATCTTAAACCTGTGCACTGAGTTTGGCCAGATGGAGAGAGAGCCGGCGGGCTCAGCTGTGTCTGACCTGCAGAAGATCAACAAGGAGCTGGAGAAGCtgcaggtgtctgatgatgagTCGGTGTTCTCGGACTCTCCCAGCAGCACTGCTCCAGAGAACTGCTTCGGTGCCAAAGCCAGAGACTTCCAGCTTACAGAGGAGCAGCAGGTCAGCCAGCGTCAGCAGAGCGGCTACAGAGAGGCCAGGTCCCACTCACCTGCTATCAGCCTGAACAGCAGTGCCCCCTCACCATCCACCCACCACAGAACCAAA GCCTTGGAGAGCGTGCAgctgaaacaggaagtaacGCATATAGAGGAAGAGAGGATTCAAGTTTTGAACAACATAGAGGAGCTGGAGCAGAAGATCAAAGACTTGGACAACCAGATGGAGGAGTCTGTCCGAGAG ATGGAGGTGGAGTGCGCTCTGCTGGAGGGGGAGCAGGAGTCGGAAGTGGCCCAGCTGCAAAGGGAAAAGGAGCTTTTGGAGAAACTCAAGGAAAAGATTCACAGTGTTGAGAAGACGAGCCACACTGAGAAGTCACag GAAGTTGAAGAGCAGACAAAAAGTTTGGAGGATTTGGAGTTTCAGAAGCTGGAGAGAGAAATTAATCAGGACGAGGAAAAAGAAAGTCAGAGCCAAGAGCTGCTGCGAGAGATCGCCGAGTGTCAGCGCCTTACAGTCACACGCAAG GAAAGAATCATGACGCTGAAGAAACAGTCCTCACAGATTACCTTACAGGCTCAGCAAGAGAGGGAGAATttccagagagagaaaaacaatttGCTCGTCATGCTTCAGAAG gagagagagaaactggTGTCTTTGGAAGGAAAGTATGCAGAGTTATCCGAAGGGCAGACCTTCACTAACAACCCTGTAGCCATTAAAGAG CACTTGCACTCTCTGAAGGAAAGGAGAAGAAGTGGCAAAGAAAACTCTTCCCACCCGAGTGACAGCCTACCTCATAAGAGGAGCCAGCAGCTCCTCACCCCTTACGGCAGATCCCTGGGACGCACTCTTCCTCCCAAGGTCATTAACTTTATGTCGGAG gcCCACTTGCCTCTGTCCCAAAGCTCCAGCTGTGGCAGCGTTATCCCACAAGGCTTCAGCTTCTCCCCCAGGGACCTGACTACCCGCCGCCTGCCTAAAA CAGGCAACAGCCATGCACACATGAATGAAGACAGGCAGAGAAGAAGTGATTTTTGCAGCAGGATGGTCTCTGAGCCCAGTGTGTTCTTGGACTCCTTCTACCCGGACAACAGCCAGGCCTCTGATACTGTCAGCGTGGACAGCTCTGACAGCCTGGAGACCAGCTTCTCTGCCTGCTCCCCAGACAATATCTCCAG TGCCAGTACGTCTAATATGGCGAAGATTGAGGAGATGGAGCGATTACTCCGAGAGGCCCAGGCTGAGAAGCATAGGCTCCTCGAGCATCGG GAGCGTGAGATGGAGATGCGCAGGCATGCTCTAGAAGAGGAGCGAAGAAGAAGGGAGGAACTGGAGAAACGACTGCAGGAGGAGACGAGCAGGAGACAGAAACTTGTAGAGCGAGAGGTGAAGCTCAGGGAGAAACAGAGATCACAG TCCCGGCTGTTGACTCGCTACTTCCCTGTAAGAAAAGACGACTTTGATCTTCACGGCCATATCGAGGCAGCTGGACACAACCCAGATGCCTGCTTCCATCTGGCCATCACTGATAAAACCTGCCGAGGCTTTCTGGTCAAAATGGGTGGCAAGATCAAGACATGGAAGAAACGCTGGTTTGTCTTTGACCAGAATCGCAGGACGCTCACCTACTATGCAG ACAAACATGAGACCAAGATGAAAGGAGTCATTTACTTCCAAGCCATAGAGGAGGTGTATTATGACCATTTAAAGAACGCACACAAA AGCCCCAACCCCTCACTGACGTTCAGTCTGAAGACCCACGATCGGGTGTACTATATGGTCGCTCCGTCGCCTGAAGCCATGCGTATTTGGATGGATGTTATGGTCACGGGTGCTGAAGGACACATGCATTTTATGGTGTAA